In the genome of Bacillus sp. S3, one region contains:
- a CDS encoding MFS transporter gives MEKQNSRYRWVVFATVLFAYFLIVSQRTAPGLISDQLMKEFSLTAAVIGLLTSIQFLAYSGFQVPIGILSDRFGPNLFLIVGALLNGIGTLMYSLAPNEYVLLFARFLVGTGDAAIWVNLVIILSQWFKVREFIGLLGFAGMSGSFGFLLATVPFSAWIAKAGWRAPFLTSGIVLCLCGILLYYVLERKPKQLFPQDAPIKAKQKKTQEKTRVILRRVFTHRQAWATFLCHFGVVGTYVGFIGSWAVPYGMHVYDMSRSDASQLIMIGLFGAIVGAPLTSWISSRLGSIKRPYLIVHLFVFISWMGFLFFSGKPPYIMLVIIFLLIGYGNGASSLTFAVVRNSFEMKEVGVVSGFANMGGFLSAVLLPSMFGKVLDYFHSSTVGYRYGFMIPVVFSLVGIIGGILIKEERQEAKQPSEAVV, from the coding sequence TTGGAGAAACAAAATAGCAGGTATAGATGGGTTGTTTTTGCTACGGTATTGTTTGCATATTTTTTAATTGTGAGTCAACGAACAGCCCCGGGATTAATTTCGGATCAATTAATGAAGGAATTCAGCCTCACTGCAGCTGTCATCGGATTACTGACAAGTATACAGTTTTTGGCCTATTCCGGTTTTCAAGTGCCAATTGGGATTTTATCAGACCGTTTCGGCCCCAACCTATTTCTGATTGTTGGTGCGCTGCTTAATGGAATTGGTACACTCATGTACAGTCTTGCTCCGAATGAATATGTGCTCCTTTTTGCCAGGTTTTTGGTGGGAACGGGGGATGCGGCCATATGGGTCAATTTGGTGATTATTTTAAGCCAGTGGTTTAAAGTAAGAGAATTTATTGGGTTGCTCGGTTTTGCAGGAATGTCCGGCAGCTTTGGCTTTTTGCTTGCCACGGTTCCTTTTTCTGCATGGATTGCCAAAGCAGGATGGCGGGCTCCATTTTTAACATCCGGGATTGTGTTATGTCTGTGCGGCATCCTCCTCTATTATGTGCTTGAGCGGAAGCCAAAGCAGCTGTTTCCGCAGGATGCTCCTATTAAGGCGAAACAGAAGAAAACACAGGAAAAAACGCGGGTAATCTTACGCCGGGTTTTTACCCATCGCCAGGCATGGGCGACATTCCTATGCCATTTTGGTGTTGTCGGTACGTATGTGGGCTTCATCGGTTCATGGGCAGTTCCATATGGGATGCATGTATATGATATGTCGAGGTCGGATGCGAGTCAGCTCATCATGATAGGTCTTTTCGGTGCGATTGTCGGTGCGCCGCTGACCAGCTGGATTTCCAGTCGCTTGGGGTCGATTAAACGTCCCTATTTGATTGTGCATTTGTTTGTTTTTATCAGCTGGATGGGCTTTCTATTTTTTAGCGGCAAGCCGCCATATATAATGCTTGTGATCATCTTTTTACTCATAGGGTATGGAAATGGCGCCAGTTCATTGACGTTTGCTGTAGTAAGGAATTCGTTTGAAATGAAAGAGGTCGGTGTGGTTTCAGGGTTTGCCAATATGGGCGGTTTTCTGAGTGCCGTCCTCCTGCCAAGTATGTTTGGTAAGGTATTAGATTATTTTCATTCCTCAACTGTTGGTTACCGTTACGGATTTATGATTCCTGTTGTGTTCTCACTGGTAGGAATCATTGGCGGGATCTTAATAAAGGAAGAGAGGCAGGAAGCAAAGCAGCCGAGTGAAGCAGTCGTTTAG
- a CDS encoding VanZ family protein: protein MRGLLILVWGVVIFIFTCTASFHSLIEFGVIGFEWDSRPHFAELLFPLPAALSGHFLLQKLGHLTAFFIFTFLLHTKFQSRMLALIIATSYAALTEFLQLYFTRDGRLFDIGIDGIGVLLAVGVSSFSRRTQFDKSA from the coding sequence ATGAGGGGTTTGTTGATTTTGGTTTGGGGTGTTGTGATTTTTATTTTTACTTGTACGGCGAGTTTTCATAGTCTGATTGAATTCGGGGTGATTGGGTTTGAATGGGATAGCCGTCCACATTTTGCTGAGCTTTTGTTCCCGCTGCCTGCTGCTTTAAGCGGACATTTCCTGCTGCAAAAGTTGGGACATTTGACTGCATTTTTTATTTTCACCTTTTTACTGCACACGAAATTCCAATCGAGAATGCTCGCCCTAATCATAGCTACCTCCTATGCAGCATTAACCGAGTTTCTTCAATTATATTTCACTCGGGATGGGAGACTATTTGATATCGGTATTGATGGGATCGGTGTCCTTTTGGCTGTCGGGGTGAGCAGTTTCTCGCGTCGCACCCAATTTGATAAATCAGCATGA
- a CDS encoding NCS2 family permease has translation MFKLKENQTNTKTELMAGITTFFTMVYIVVVNPVILADAGVPFEQVFSATIIAALVGTLWMALFANYPIAIAPGMGLNAYFAYSVVGSHQGISYQTAFAAVFIAGIIFVILSLTPFREKLIEAIPENLKHGITAGIGLFIAFIGLRQTKIITAHPSNLVGLGDLHSPEAILAIVGLAVTLILMALRVNGALFFGMIVTGLVAYFTGQLSFDKGFMSLPSLPEGLMVANPIMALTDVVQHSLYAVVFSFILVTIFDTTGTMIGVANQAGLMKGDKLPRARQALLSDSLATAVGAMFGTSPTTAFIESTSGVAAGGRTGLTSLTVAGLFIVSAFFGPLVSAVSGIAAITAPALIIVGSLMMGSIAKIRWNELDEAFPAFLTVLSMPLTSSIATGIALGFISFPLLKITKGKWREVHPLVYVFAVLFFIQLAFLQH, from the coding sequence ATGTTTAAACTCAAAGAAAATCAGACAAATACAAAAACGGAACTGATGGCGGGGATTACGACCTTTTTTACCATGGTGTATATCGTTGTGGTAAACCCGGTCATTCTTGCGGATGCCGGTGTTCCATTCGAGCAGGTTTTTTCGGCCACCATCATCGCCGCTTTGGTCGGGACCCTTTGGATGGCGCTTTTCGCCAATTACCCAATCGCCATCGCACCGGGTATGGGCCTGAACGCCTACTTCGCCTATTCTGTTGTCGGCAGTCACCAAGGCATCAGCTACCAAACCGCCTTTGCCGCCGTTTTCATTGCCGGTATTATTTTTGTTATCTTATCGTTAACACCATTTCGGGAAAAATTAATTGAAGCAATCCCGGAAAATCTTAAGCACGGAATTACTGCAGGAATCGGATTATTTATCGCCTTTATCGGCCTGCGCCAGACGAAAATCATTACTGCACACCCGTCCAATCTTGTCGGATTGGGCGATCTCCATTCCCCGGAAGCCATTTTAGCGATTGTCGGTCTTGCCGTCACACTTATTTTAATGGCACTAAGAGTGAATGGCGCCTTATTTTTCGGGATGATTGTTACTGGTCTGGTTGCCTATTTTACCGGTCAGCTTTCTTTTGATAAAGGGTTCATGTCCCTGCCTTCCCTTCCGGAGGGGCTGATGGTTGCTAATCCCATCATGGCATTGACTGACGTAGTCCAGCACAGCCTTTACGCAGTCGTGTTTTCCTTTATCCTTGTCACCATTTTTGACACGACCGGTACGATGATCGGAGTCGCCAACCAAGCTGGTTTAATGAAAGGAGACAAATTGCCGCGCGCCCGTCAGGCATTGCTCTCAGATTCACTAGCGACAGCGGTCGGTGCCATGTTTGGGACAAGCCCGACAACGGCCTTTATTGAATCAACTTCAGGTGTCGCTGCCGGTGGCCGGACAGGTTTAACCTCGCTCACGGTTGCTGGATTATTCATCGTTTCAGCTTTCTTCGGCCCGCTCGTCAGTGCTGTGTCCGGAATTGCAGCGATTACGGCACCGGCTTTGATCATCGTCGGCAGCCTGATGATGGGCAGTATCGCCAAAATCCGCTGGAATGAACTTGATGAAGCGTTCCCGGCATTTTTAACGGTTTTAAGTATGCCGCTCACCTCGAGCATTGCAACGGGGATTGCACTTGGTTTTATTAGCTTCCCGCTATTAAAAATCACAAAAGGCAAATGGCGTGAAGTCCATCCACTCGTATACGTTTTTGCGGTATTGTTCTTTATTCAACTTGCTTTTTTACAACATTAA
- the ilvB gene encoding biosynthetic-type acetolactate synthase large subunit, with the protein MNWIQENTDMEGLFDSLKLLGVDVVFGSSNLCQETMTLTKNENIRYFQLKHEQAAVHAADGYARATGKPGVVLIQTASGITNGITGIATAYSDSVPLVIIAGLRNQSSLKSQAWQELNISGLTMPITKHAFALSDFDDLSVILQDALSFAANGRPGPVLVELTADSTLMVNRKEGQGHHTSKQTTVNARKQEKSLQLAKEYIETARKPVLLIGGGIISSGGAGHLKELVEQSRIPVVSSLLGIGAMDAANPLYLGMLGMHGTFAANKAVHHCDLLICIGARFSDRVTGKISGFSPKSKKIHIDIDPAEINKIIPVDLPIVSDAREFLSELKTQLDYQLIKENTEIWTNEAIDWKRTVPRFDKSKSALSPQSIIQMLNKHADEDTIVVTDVGQHQIWTAHHYAFSNPRTLLTSGGLGTMGYGLPAAIGAAATCPGKPVICVSGDGSFQMNLQELMTAVKYQPPIKIIILNNGYLGMVRQWQELFYNGRYSSVKMSSPNFAQLAEAYGVAGYRAGSEEEARKVIAKAFHHTGPALLEFDVVEEENVYPIVPPNHSNHQIILSR; encoded by the coding sequence ATGAATTGGATACAAGAAAATACAGATATGGAAGGGTTGTTTGATTCGCTAAAATTGCTTGGAGTGGATGTTGTGTTTGGCAGCAGCAATCTCTGCCAAGAAACAATGACTCTCACAAAAAATGAAAATATTCGTTACTTTCAATTAAAGCATGAACAAGCAGCTGTCCACGCTGCGGACGGTTATGCCCGGGCAACAGGAAAACCGGGGGTTGTACTAATCCAAACTGCATCAGGTATCACCAACGGCATTACCGGAATCGCGACTGCCTATAGCGATTCTGTACCACTCGTCATTATCGCTGGGCTGCGGAATCAAAGCTCCCTCAAATCGCAGGCATGGCAAGAATTAAATATTTCAGGACTCACGATGCCGATTACGAAGCATGCCTTTGCACTCAGCGACTTTGATGATCTTTCCGTCATTCTTCAAGATGCATTATCGTTTGCCGCAAATGGAAGACCTGGCCCTGTGTTAGTTGAATTGACTGCAGATTCCACACTCATGGTAAATCGGAAAGAGGGACAGGGGCACCACACATCCAAGCAAACAACGGTAAATGCGAGGAAACAAGAAAAATCACTTCAGCTTGCAAAAGAGTATATCGAAACTGCCAGAAAACCAGTTTTATTGATTGGCGGCGGTATCATTTCATCAGGTGGAGCCGGGCATTTAAAAGAGTTGGTGGAACAGTCACGCATTCCTGTCGTCAGTTCCTTGCTGGGGATTGGTGCGATGGATGCCGCCAATCCTTTATACTTGGGTATGCTTGGTATGCACGGGACCTTTGCCGCTAATAAAGCTGTCCATCATTGTGATTTATTAATTTGTATCGGGGCACGATTCAGTGACCGGGTAACAGGGAAAATCAGCGGTTTCTCGCCTAAATCGAAAAAAATTCATATCGACATTGACCCTGCGGAAATCAACAAAATCATTCCGGTTGATCTGCCGATTGTCAGTGATGCAAGGGAGTTTCTCAGCGAGTTAAAGACTCAATTGGACTACCAGCTAATTAAGGAGAACACAGAAATTTGGACAAATGAGGCCATAGATTGGAAGCGGACTGTCCCGCGCTTTGACAAGTCTAAAAGTGCATTAAGCCCTCAGTCAATCATTCAAATGCTGAATAAACATGCCGATGAGGACACAATTGTCGTCACAGATGTCGGCCAGCATCAAATTTGGACTGCCCATCATTATGCCTTTTCCAATCCGAGAACACTGCTGACATCCGGTGGTTTAGGGACAATGGGGTATGGTCTGCCGGCGGCGATTGGTGCCGCTGCAACGTGCCCGGGAAAACCGGTCATTTGTGTTTCAGGGGATGGCAGCTTTCAAATGAATCTGCAAGAATTGATGACGGCCGTAAAGTACCAGCCGCCTATTAAAATAATCATCTTGAATAATGGCTATCTTGGGATGGTGCGCCAATGGCAGGAGCTATTTTATAATGGCCGGTATTCATCGGTTAAAATGTCGTCGCCAAATTTCGCCCAGTTAGCGGAGGCCTATGGAGTGGCGGGATATAGAGCGGGATCTGAAGAAGAAGCTCGGAAAGTAATTGCAAAGGCATTTCATCACACCGGACCTGCCCTGTTGGAATTTGACGTCGTCGAAGAAGAGAACGTCTACCCAATCGTCCCGCCCAACCACAGCAATCATCAAATCATCTTATCGCGGTAA